ATCAAATTGGGTACCTGCAGCCATAATTAAATCATAGCCGCGCTCTGCATAATTTCTAAAGGTGGACTCGAAATCAGCAGCCTGTACGTTTTCTACATATTCCATTTTTGTACCAAGAACTTCATTGGATTTAACCAACCCGGCATAGTTTGTTGCGTTCCAACTCTGGTCGTTAATGGGTCCCGGCAAAATAAGAACCATTTTGTAATCTCCAGCTTCTTTCTTGCCTGAATCTGCTGTTTGGCCGCATGCAGTCAGCGAAAGCAGCATTACTACGGCCAGTACAGCTGCTGTCAATTTGGAACTTTTCTTTAACATGCCCTTACCTCCCAATAAATAATTTATAAGTAAAATCTGTTAATTCTATTGTAGCAAAACCGGGGAGATAAGATAGTAACAGTCATGTCAGTTTATTATTACTATCTTAATATAAATGTAACTTATTTGACATTTTGCACTATTTTGCTTTGGTGGCGCTCTTTCTACGCTCCTCTTCGGGAGTAATTCCAAGATATTTTTTGTATAACCTGGAAAAATAGCTGGGGTTCTGATAACCTACCCGATAAGCTATTTCCGTTATTTTTAAATCAGTATTGATTAAAAGTGACTTCGCTTGGATCAAGCGGTAATTAATCAGGTAAACGCTGAAATTTTCTCCGGTTACTTCCTTAAACAACCGGCTGAAATACTCCGGCGAACGATAGACCTGGCCGGCAACATCAGCCAGCGAAATGGCTTCATTAAAATGCTCATGGATATAATTCAATGCCTTTTCTATAAATTTATTGTTTTCAGGATGATCGCCGGCATATTCCGGCAGCGTTTTTTTTGCGGCACGTTCCAGCCGGTCATTGACCTTTTGCCTGTCATGCTGCGCGTAGCGGCCTTCCTCTATCTTTTCCAGAATCTGAATCAATTCTGAGCTTCTTAATTCGGACTTCAAGATATATTCCTTGGCACCGCAGGAAATTGCCTGTTTGGCATAGGAAAATTCAGCGTAATTTGTCAAAATAACAAATTCCGTCTGTGGCAGTACTTTTTTTATATTTTTCATGGCGGTAATTCCATCCATTTTGGGCATCCTGATATCCATAATTACTACATCAGGCTTCTCTTTTACAGCAAGCTCGTATGCCTGCCAACCGTCAGAGGCAGTCCCTACAATCTCCAGGCAATCCTTTTTATCTTTCAGACAATAGTTCAGCCACTCCCGGATTGGGAGCTCATCGTCTGCAATAACTATTCTTAACATAATTCCTCCCTACGCATAATACCGTAATTTAAGGATTATTTTGCTTCCTTGCGGCTCATTGCGTTTAATTGTCAGCCCGTAGGAGCTTCCGCATAGAATTCTAATCCTTTCATGTACATTTAAAATTCCTACTTTATTCATTTGGACCTCTTTATTAAAGATTTCAGCAATTTTTTCCCGGCTTATTCCGATTCCGTTGTCGGAAATAGTAATATATAAATCATTGTCTGCTAATTCAGCTTCTACCTTAATCACAATCAGTCTATTGGCCTGCAGACCGTGAAAAATAGCATTTTCGATAATCGGCTGCAGTATAAATGAAGGGATCTGGGCATTTAAGGTGTTTTCATCCAATAAAAATTCCACTGTAAAGGCGCCTGTATATCTCATCTTCTGCAGTGCTATATAGTCCTCCAGGTGCTTAATTTCTTCTCTTAAAGGTACAAATTCATCTGCACGGGACAGCACCCTTCTTAACAGCTTGGAAAAATGATAAAGCATCTCCTCTGCTTCTTTGTTTTTACCCATTTCTACATAAAAGCGTATGGAGCTTAACGTGTTATAAATAAAATGCGGGTTGATTTGGGCTTGCAGAAAGTCAAGCTCCAGCAGTCTTTTTTGGCGTTCATTGTTTATATTTTCTTCCAGCAGGTAATTCACGCGCTGGATCAGCTCATTAAAGGAAATCGAGATTTCGGAAAACTCCCTATAGTCGCTGTCGGGAATTTGAATTGAAAGGTCACCGTTGTTGAATTCAGTCATTTTGTCGGTCAGGAGAGCTAGGGGTTCGGCGATTTTTTTTGCTGCAACACCCAGCGCCAAACCGGTAAGCAAAATGCATAAAAGTCCGAATGCTATTAAAAAGAGTTCAATTTTTTGGAGAGGCAGCATTGCGCTTTGCAAAGAAATGGACTCTACAATATACCAACCGTAGCCGTTAATCTGATGAAAAATATAGAGCTTCCCGCCTTTTAAATAATGGTTGTTCATTTTGTTTTTGCCGTTGGCTTCAATAAAGCTGTCCAGTGTTTTGTTGATTTGGTCTTTATCCTTATGAGAAATGATCACGCCGTTCTTGTCTACGATATAGAAATCCTTTTCTTCATTGGTCAAACGGATGTAATTGTCACAGAGTAGCTTTTCATTGACATTTAAAAGTAACAGTCCATAATTTTGTTTTGAAATATATGCTTTTACGTTTCTGACTACCTGAAAGAAATAATTGGTTCCTCCTGAAGCGTGCTTGGAAGACTTAACGGGAAAAATTACGCTGTCGGTACGGTTTTCCAATACTTTGCTATATATGGCCAAGTCTGCCTCCTGGTTCGATGACATGGAATAGGAAGTGGAGTAAGTATTGCCGCGACTGTCAATCAAATGAGCATCAATGAGCATGGCCGTACTGCGATAGGACCAGATGTAACCGGCCATAATACCTTCAATTTTCTGGACCTGCTCTTTACTAACGCTCTCCCCGTCTGCGCTTTTTTGCAGTGCTTCAAGAATACTGGTATCATAGGCAATGCGGCTGGCCAGGACCTCAACATCTTTTAACTCCTGGTCAATCCTGATTGCAACCTGCTGGAGCATATTGGAGTTGAGCTGAATAACCTCTTTTTGGATAACTGTTTCCGCATATTTATAGGTGGAAAAGCCCAAAAAAATAATCAGGCATTGTAGGATAATAAAGAGGATAATAAATAACTGGAGGATTAAACTTCTTTTTTTCATTGGCAAATTTCCTTTAACATGAAATTTTAAAGCGAAATACTATAAGGTACTATAAAGTTTCATGAGGAACTAAAAAAGTATTTTAGCTTTTTGCCTTTAAGATAAGGTTAAAGGTTAATTAGACTTATTTTCGTGTTATTACGCGAAAATCCCTGCATATAACAAAATCCTTTATTTTGAAACTTTCACAATACTGCTTTTTTGAGACACAAAAAAAACACCCATATTCAGGTGTTTCCAGCTTAAGTATGGTGGAGGCGAACCGAATTAATAATATATATGGGCTGACCCCCTAAAATTAGAGAATATCAACTTGATTCTTTCTCACTAATAGTGAAGCTATAATTTTCTACCTAATGGTAAATAATACCATACAATAGTTTTAAAACGACTACCTATCTTTTAAGAGATATTTATGGCGTTGATGTTTCAGCAGGCTTAATCAGCCGGGTTACCGACAAAATTATGCCGCTTGTTGCAGATTGGCAAGCCCGGCCTTTAGAAAGAATCTATGCTATAGTCTACCTTGACGCCATTCATTTCAAGGTTCGCAAGGATAACCGCATTGTCAATAAAGCAGCCTACAGTGTCCTGGGCATTAGCTTAAGCGGCCACAAAGATGTCCTTGGAATCTGGGTTGGCGAAACGGAAAGCGCCAGTTTCTGGCTTGGCGTCTGCAACGACCTGAAAGCCAGAGGGGTAGAGGACATTTTAATTGTCGCCAAAGACGGTTTAACAGGCTTTTCTGAAGCCATAAACACCGTTTTCCCTCAAACAAACATTCAGTTGTGTGTAATCCACCAGATTCGCAACTCCTTAAAATACGTGTCATATAAGGATCAGAAGCTGCTAATGGCTGACCTGAAGAAAGTATACCAGGCCCTGACCCTGGAAGAAGCAGAGTATAACTTTGAAGAGTTTAGAGAAAAATGGGGCAAAAAATATCCCTTGGTAATTCGATCCTGGGAAACTCACTGGGATGAACTGACCACCTATTTCAGATATCCGGTAGAGATTCGCCGAATCATTTATACAACCAATCTCATTGAGGGGTATCACAGGCAGCTTAGAAAAGTAACCAAGACAAAAACAGCTTATCCCACCGATGATGCCTTAAGAAAAATTGTTTATCTGTCCACTATGGATATCAGTAAGAAATGGACCATGCCAATAAAAGACTGGAACAATGTTATGGCCCAATTTATCTTGTATTATGGTGACCGGTTAACTGAAAAAATGGCTATTTGAGTAAAATAATAGGAATGATAAGATTAACGCGGGGGCGCTGTCCCCGAACCCCCGGGGTTTATCGCTTTGGTTCTCCCGGGGATATCAAAAGAGAAGCGAGAATAACCATTGGTTTCCCGCTATCCCTGGCAGAGTCTCGTCAGACGCTCGGGTTGCTCCCCGGCATTGCCCTATCCTTCTGACGAGCAAGAGCCAGTAATAGTCTTTCCAAAATTTAACCAGGAAAATCCATTTACACAAAATTTTTTACACTCCTTTGTTTTATTCTAGAATTAAATTTTCTTGCAGATTATTTAACTTTAGAATTTTGAGCCTTGAAAGATAAAACTAATTTAAGAATCTACACCTACGTTCCGCGTCCGTTGAATTATTCTTTTTCTTTACGCAGAAGGCCTCCTACTTCGCAATCAAATAAAACACACAACTTATATATCGTCTCAAAATCAATCCTTGTCGCATTGTCATTATATAAATTGGAGATTGTATTTCTCGAAAGCCCCGTTTTCTCATGTACGTCTTTAATTGAGTAGCGTCAACTTCCCATAAGCGTAGACAAATTACTGTTAATAGGCATTGATACCACGCTCCTCCATCTGAGCACGTAAAGCAAATATCTTAGCAATTCCTTCCTCAGTCAAATGCCTTTTAACTCTAATAAGGTTAGCAATTTCCTTATAGATGGCAAAATCTTTCCGTTTTTTAGCCCTCAAAGGATAACGATCAAAGAACGGAATGATCCTATTAATATTATCTTTAAAGCTTTGCACTGAATAGACATAGGCCTTTTCAGCTTTGTTGTAATATATATTCCCACAGCCAAAATAATTTTTTAGAGTAGTTAACAGTTTCAAGTTAATTGCAGCTAATGTAACAGTGAAATGAAGTTTAACCCTAATTCCTGCCTTATAGTTAGAATCACGTGAAATTATTACCGAAAAGCAACCTTCACCATCTACAAGCCCTGAAACATAATGGCCACTATAAATATGTGGCTTGCCCTGAACTACCACATTTACTTGACTCATTCCCTCGCCAATATCCAGTTTCTTCCTTGATTTATTGCCGCCATTATTCATACTCGTTCTTTTTTGGTAAATCATTCTAGCGATATCAGCAGAATCACTATTCAAATATAAAGCTAGACATTCCTTGAATATCTCATAATCCAGCAACTTAGATGACTTTAATTTAAACTTATCAAAGAATGGAATAACAACTTCATTCAACTCCGCTAAACTCTGCACTATAAAACGGCAGGCATCCTGAGCATTGTCTTCCTTTCGCTTTACGTAATGGATCCTGCCACATAGTAGCGCATTTTGAATCAACTTTAAAATTTCGTCATCAGCCTTGGTTAATTCAAGTTTAAAAGTAAATCTTACTTGAGTTCTATAGCTTTGGTTTTCCTTAGAAGCAAATGAAATAATAAAAGAACCTTCTCCATCAACAAGACCTGAAATATAATGCCCAAAATCATCGCTGATTTCTAAAGTTTTTCCTTGAGAACTTAATAAATTTTTCTTCCAAACTTTATTGCGGATCATGTTGCCAAAGGCAGCACTACATTTTCGGGAACAAAAACGCCCATTTCCTCGATTAAGTTCCTTTTTTATAACTAAGAATTCTTTACCACAATTTTGACAAGTCGTTAATACTTGCAACTAGAATCACCTCAACCCGTCCAAAACGATCATATGTTCTATTTCTACGCTTTTGAGTATTTCCCCTGCAACAAAACATAAAAACACCCAATAATTGGGTGTTATAAATAAATTTGGTGGAGGCGAGGAGACACGTGATCCGGCACTTTCGTACCGGCGCTGACTATATCTTGGACTTGCAGTGCAAGCCCCCTGGCGTGTTATGCGTATTTAACGCATCCTAGTACTGCCACTAGCGTGGCAGCCTATGAGTCGATACGCGGCTGTTGGGTTACCCCACATACCACTCGGTATTAGCACCGCCATTACGCGCTGAGCCTTCACCGATAAAGCCAGGTTTTCACCTGCACGTCACCGTGCAGGGCGACCTATATTCTTGATCGAACTCCTGTCCGAAGGAGCACCCACAAGAGCTTCTACCAGGATAGTTCCTGTTCTAGGATTCGCCGCCGGAGCTCCCAGGAACAGGATCTCGCTTAGGCTAGCCCGCTTAAGTTTCCCCTAAATCCAGCAGGCGGTCGATTCAGGGTATCCCGCTAGTCGTCCCCCTATCCTACACCGCGGGAGCAGTAGGTAGGAGGTTAACTGCAATTAAGCAGCTAAAGCGTAATTTTCGTTTGCGTTTAATTTAAGGTCCACCGTATTACGGGCTGATGGAACCCCGCCTGGCTACTCCTGCCAATACATCCCCCGTCGAAACCAGTACGCCCCCATAGCTTATAAGCATTACTTATGGGTCAGTTGTTGGTTTTTGGTTGATGGTTGTTGGTTAAAAAATAGTTTATTTTGTAGCTATATTATAGCATAAATAATAATAATTATCTATAAAGAAAGCAATATTCCTCTTTTATACAGTTTTTCCACTAACAACTGACAACCAGCAACTAACAACAAGATAAAAATTGTCACTCACGATTTTTATCTCTAATCGCTCTGGCAATTTCCCTGTTGGCATCCCGGGCGGCCATGTCTTCCCTTTTATCGTACAGCTTTTTACCTCTGGCAAGAGCCAGTTCCAGCTTTGCTTTGCCCCGCGGGTTAAAGTACACTTTGAGCGGCACCAGGGTCAAACCTTTTTCTCTGGTTTTACCGATCAGCCTTCTGATTTCGCTTTTGTGCAGCAAAAGCTTTCTGCTCCTCTTGGGATCGTGATTGAAGCGATTACCCTGCTCATAAGGGCTGATGTGCATGTTATAGAGAAAAACTTCGTTGTTTTCTACCCGCGCAAAACTGTCCTGCAAGTTGGCTCTTCCTGCCCGGAGGGACTTTACTTCCGTCCCGGTTAAAGCTATTCCGGCTTCATAAGTTTCCTCTATGAAATAATCATGCCGGGCTTTGCGGTTTTCAGTTACCACCTTGATCTTTTTTTCCGCCATCGAGACGCCTCCATTAAAAAACAAACCCTTTGATTTGGACTCTTCCAAAGCGCAGGGTGATGTGTCAATACTCGTATAGCTTTTTTATTATACCAGAGTCAAAGCAAAAGTCAAGAGCTAGTATCGCCCCTATACGATCTCCCGGATAACCATAATTTATTTGCACGGCAAATGCAAGCGC
This region of Zhaonella formicivorans genomic DNA includes:
- a CDS encoding response regulator transcription factor; the protein is MLRIVIADDELPIREWLNYCLKDKKDCLEIVGTASDGWQAYELAVKEKPDVVIMDIRMPKMDGITAMKNIKKVLPQTEFVILTNYAEFSYAKQAISCGAKEYILKSELRSSELIQILEKIEEGRYAQHDRQKVNDRLERAAKKTLPEYAGDHPENNKFIEKALNYIHEHFNEAISLADVAGQVYRSPEYFSRLFKEVTGENFSVYLINYRLIQAKSLLINTDLKITEIAYRVGYQNPSYFSRLYKKYLGITPEEERRKSATKAK
- a CDS encoding sensor histidine kinase, encoding MKKRSLILQLFIILFIILQCLIIFLGFSTYKYAETVIQKEVIQLNSNMLQQVAIRIDQELKDVEVLASRIAYDTSILEALQKSADGESVSKEQVQKIEGIMAGYIWSYRSTAMLIDAHLIDSRGNTYSTSYSMSSNQEADLAIYSKVLENRTDSVIFPVKSSKHASGGTNYFFQVVRNVKAYISKQNYGLLLLNVNEKLLCDNYIRLTNEEKDFYIVDKNGVIISHKDKDQINKTLDSFIEANGKNKMNNHYLKGGKLYIFHQINGYGWYIVESISLQSAMLPLQKIELFLIAFGLLCILLTGLALGVAAKKIAEPLALLTDKMTEFNNGDLSIQIPDSDYREFSEISISFNELIQRVNYLLEENINNERQKRLLELDFLQAQINPHFIYNTLSSIRFYVEMGKNKEAEEMLYHFSKLLRRVLSRADEFVPLREEIKHLEDYIALQKMRYTGAFTVEFLLDENTLNAQIPSFILQPIIENAIFHGLQANRLIVIKVEAELADNDLYITISDNGIGISREKIAEIFNKEVQMNKVGILNVHERIRILCGSSYGLTIKRNEPQGSKIILKLRYYA
- a CDS encoding helix-turn-helix domain-containing protein; the protein is MKDVHEKTGLSRNTISNLYNDNATRIDFETIYKLCVLFDCEVGGLLRKEKE
- a CDS encoding LAGLIDADG family homing endonuclease, with amino-acid sequence MQVLTTCQNCGKEFLVIKKELNRGNGRFCSRKCSAAFGNMIRNKVWKKNLLSSQGKTLEISDDFGHYISGLVDGEGSFIISFASKENQSYRTQVRFTFKLELTKADDEILKLIQNALLCGRIHYVKRKEDNAQDACRFIVQSLAELNEVVIPFFDKFKLKSSKLLDYEIFKECLALYLNSDSADIARMIYQKRTSMNNGGNKSRKKLDIGEGMSQVNVVVQGKPHIYSGHYVSGLVDGEGCFSVIISRDSNYKAGIRVKLHFTVTLAAINLKLLTTLKNYFGCGNIYYNKAEKAYVYSVQSFKDNINRIIPFFDRYPLRAKKRKDFAIYKEIANLIRVKRHLTEEGIAKIFALRAQMEERGINAY
- the smpB gene encoding SsrA-binding protein SmpB, with the translated sequence MAEKKIKVVTENRKARHDYFIEETYEAGIALTGTEVKSLRAGRANLQDSFARVENNEVFLYNMHISPYEQGNRFNHDPKRSRKLLLHKSEIRRLIGKTREKGLTLVPLKVYFNPRGKAKLELALARGKKLYDKREDMAARDANREIARAIRDKNRE